The genomic interval GAGAAAGAGAAATGGCAGCCGCATTGAAATTGGTCTGTCTTCTGGGATTGATTGTGCTTGTCAGCATTGTGGGGCTAGAAAGGGTTGATGCAGCAGGGGAATGTGGGAAATCATCTCCTGATAACGAGGCAATAAAGCTAGCCCCATGTGCTGAAGCAGCACAAGACCAGAACGCTGCTGTCTCGGCCAGTTGCTGCGACCAGGTGAGGAAAATAGGCCGAAGCCCAAGCTGTCTCTGTGCCGTTATGCTCTCTAACACTGCTAAAGCATCCGGAATCAAGCCTGAGATTGCCATAACAATCCCAAAACGCTGCAACATAGCCAACCGTCCAGTCGGTTACAAGTGTGGACGTAAGTCATGATTTCATTACTCCAtctttgctttaaaattttgttcgTTTTTCTTTAACATCATCGCTTCTTCCTAACATATATTATAACTGCTTGTTTTGCAGCGTATACGCTTCCTTGAAGGGAAGATTTGTGGACTCAAGACTGCTTGCTGGAGCTCACTTGTTCTAGTGGTGACTATGTAGCTTAAGCTTGCCCTTTGTACGAATAAATGCTTGCACCTTGTTTATATCTACCTTGAACAATAATACAAATTGAacgtttcttcttttttattaggTTTTACTTGCGTTACCCTTTGAATCTCAGTTCAGAACACCAACAGAGAAGCAACAAAACTGATTCCAAAGGCATGATTAGTTTGCCATTGGAGACAGCCATTGATCATGAAACATCAAAATCATCGAAAATCCTAATCAACTTTGATAAACATGTGGTTGCAGAGTACTTGTCCTGACCCAATGTCAGTCTCCTCTAACGACCAGAACTTCTTAAACGACCATTTTAAAGCATTTGTCCCACCAACTGATAGGATAGAGACTGCTTTAATCTGTGGGTCGCAATTTTGGGAGGGAAAAACCTGGACTAAAGAGTAAACATCTTTTAGGGTCAGATAGGAAATAGACAGGACAGTTCGGAGACAAAACTGTGGGacttttgcaagaaaattgtGGTAGCTGGGCCACACCCAATTGAAGGTTGCTTTAACTGTTTATGGTGCGTGGCATCCTTTTGGGCAATCTTAGTCATGAGGTGGTAAAGTGGAGCTTTCAGGTATCTCAAACGACAAAGAAAACCTGACGAGGACAAAACAAATATGTTCTGTCAGATTCATTTTTTTGACCTATTTATAGCTACCTAAAGGTTAGAGTTTTCCAATTTGGTACAAGACAAATAATCATTCAAACCTCCTGGTGAAAACttggttttattttatgttcTTGGCATTGCGAATCAAGAGACAAAAGCAGCTAATCTAAGCAGaggaaaatttttctttaaccTTCCTTTCATGGGAGTTCCATGTCAGGGACAAGAGACAAGATAAAGATTATCCAACAAAGTGATTAACATTCAATAAGTGGGAAAAGAGACATGGAGGAAGCTTTTACTTTATCATGAAGCATCCCATAGTCACAAGTTTTCttccaaattcaaaattaGGTAAAACAGTTACCAAAAAGCTCATAATAACCAAATTCCATCCTCTTGTTATAGGCaaaatgatgacaaaaagcAGAGTTCAGCCATCAATAACAGATAGTCTACCAGAAGTTTGTAATTCATCATAACATATCAAAGTCACTTAAGCAGATATCCTTTACAGAAAAAAAGAGCAAGTCTCATCACCTCCTTTTACAGTGAAGAAGGAAGACCACATAGCTATATTTGCTTGGCTGGAGAAACAAATAACGGCCAGCTGTCTGCAGCGTCTGACTACTATAACTACCTCCAACATAACAAGAGATAGATTAAACCGCTATGTATCTTCCTATGTACCTTGTTAAGGATAAAGTCAAGAAAAAgatgcaaagaaaaaaagggaataTCATGAGTCATACATAAGTAACTCACACGCCATTTATActtattttctgttttttgcCCGTGTATCTTGGCTTCTTGTAATGGTGAAAGAGAGAAGGAGAGTCGTAGGATGGGATATTAATTGATCGATcaaacataaagaaaaataataaaaggaaaGCAGCTTGAGCATGGAGTCTATTCATTGCATTGGTTAGATCATAGAATTCACGACAGAACTATATTATTTGATCATCTAGAAACAAAGTTTTAGACATTAAATTACTTTACTTTTACAGGTATATCTTAGAATTTGATTCTAGCAATCAAGTAATTGGCCAAATACTTCAAACTGGACCAAGGTGACAAAATACCGTTAAAGATCAGTTCACTAGTAGTAATGGAAGACAAATCCAAGCTAGGTCTAACACTCCGGACGACTGATACTCAAAGAGAACTTGTGAAGGTTTTGTTCAGATCTTAAAGGTCTTGGCAATTAAGTTATTATTGGCAAAGAAGAACAGATTTAATGCAGAACCAAGAAGAAGATCCATATAATTCCAGTGAACATCTGACCAAAAGTACCTTAATAAGTTTGCGGATTAGCGAGTGAACTTTTAGTAATAGAGAGACCCTGCAAAAAAGGAAATGTACAATTAACAAAGATGGCAACCTTACAGTTAAAAAGTTATCCACTATGCTCCTCATTACTATAGGCTTATACCACATCAGACAGTCATACTGTCGTACCTAACAAACAAAATATTGGCCGGACGTTGCAACAAAATATGCCCACAGCCACAGGGTGTGGGCAGTTGCTCCCAATCCTAACGTCCCTTTActtatattataaaaactagttaaaattctagtattatttttctatattttgtccccacttgaaattgaaaaataaaataaaatgtgtgTAGCATCTTTATCAATATTGAAAAGGAGAAAGGTATAAttacaacaaaaacaaatgatttattttgcaaaataataaagtatattatataaatataggattttatgattaatttacTTATTGATATAAGTTccactaaaattttaaaatattcaagtGATTAATTGGTTTCTTTATATCTTTTGTAGTTTGTCATTATGGTAaagtatttttttcatttgaattttttttctacgGATAAATTAATTTGGTATATGTAGAGAAATGCCAAATAatactttgaaaaaaaatatatttactttgaAGGAGAATTCATAAGGGAATGATTATTTGGTTATGtaggtataaaaaaaaaagttttgcagtattgataattaaaaaaaatttaaaacacttccaaattataaaaagataattataataatatgttatcataaaataaaaaattgaaaacaaagtGTTTTTTGTTGcactttaaataataataataatagaatACAATAtagtataataaaaaataaaattggctGCATAGAAGGAAAATTTTGGATTCGTGAGCTTGAAGCAATCGGAATCAAATATATAGAGTGGAAGAAGTACGATAATTTATTGCATGAGTTCAACTGACaaacaataaatttgaaagatgATATTGAATTTAATAGACGTATAAGAtatagagagaaagagagagagagagatcttgtttaatttatttatttttcttttataaccTTACATATTATACCATTCATGCTATATTTCCTATCAAATTAGTATAGGAATCAAATGGGAAAACCGTTTTTTGAGTTATCATGGtcagttttatttatttagtaatGAAATTATGGCAAAGAGTTAAGGATAAACATCACATTAAATGCAAAGATAAAATAAGCAAATTAGTCAATGGAAACAAAGATAGGGAAACCAATCTTTGACAAATCCAACCCTCGTAGCTGATTAAATTTCTTGCTGATTATGAGAAGATTCTTACCATGAAATGCTACTGTTTCCAAacacaaagaaagaacaaaaactgGGAAAGATTATTAAGTAGTTTCCAAGGTAGGTACTTGAGCTGATATTGCTGGAATGATAAGTACATCAGAATCAACCCCATGGGTCCAAACTGTAATTGCGACACATCAAGCTTTGATGCACCTGACAAATCGATTGGGCTCAAAACCAGGAACACCAGGGGGGCCAAATGGATCAAAACGTGCACCAGGAGGAACACCCCTGTTTCAAACAATCCaatccaaaataaaatctCCAGTATAATGTAAGCAGAACACAcacaaagagagagagagagagagagagagagctaaCGGTTGTGCTCCAGTGAAACCAGGCTCTCCACCAACTCCACCCAACCAACGAGGATCATTTGGTCCTGCCTCCACATTATAAGATATAATTAAGTCACAGAACTATGCATGCAATTCACCAACAGTACAAGACATATGTTACGAACCTAGAAGCATGCTACCACCACCAACATCACCCCTGAAAGCcatttaacaaataaaaacacaCTCAAGTCAAAAACTAAATCAAACAGTCCACAATACAACACTGATTTGGGACTGAATATACCTGGTAGGATACATTCCAGCACCAGGCCCAGGAACCCGATCACTGCCACCCATAGGATTAACTGGAGGAACAACTAACCTGTAAAGCAAAacttataattttgatgagCGCATGAGCTATTTGGAAGGAAGATAATGGAGATATGCGGACAAGTGATTAGAACCATACGTGTGGAAAAGTTCATtgaactgaaaaaaaaaaaaaaatctacccTCTCATACTAAATGTATGCATTTttactcctttttttttcttcctttctttccctctcatAATACCTTTTTAAAATTCAGAAGCATTTATAAGACATGTTCaatcttatttaaaatattatataacaGTTACTATCATAGCAATCACTGATTGGGAGTTCCAATATAATGCACAAATAAGTGGTCCTGGAAAGGACTTGAGCCAAATTACGAAAGTTTCTTTTGAGCCTTGCCTAAATTGGGAAATCTTACATGTATGTAAGCATTGTCGAGAGACCACATAATTCCTAGAATTCTAAAACTACAAGTTGGTTAACAGATATCATCTCAGCTTGGTTACCCATATGAACATAAGTTTAACCTCAGTAATTAAGTTTTGACAAATAAATAGGAGACCAATACATGATTGTGATTTGTTGCATCAATCACAAATGTACCATAAGTTTCATATTTGTAAGGTTATCAAGTAGAAAACTGCAGTTCACGAAGAGATagaaaaatatcaataaaGACCCAAATGACCAAACAAACCCCAttaatatctaaataaaattaaaaaaaattttaaaaattctaaataaaaacacattaatttaaaattaaaaaaaaattaaaaattctaaataaaaactttctcttctctcttttaaaaacacattaattttttaaaaaatatatctcCCATTCAATCAATATCCCTCTCTTCTCATCCTTTTTCTGTAAACCATCCTTCTCCGACACAAAATCGTgatctctttcttttccatCTCTCTACAAAGATTactagaaaaaaattaaagactcAGTAACGAAAtagtaaaatttaatatttttttatttttataaaaattaaaagaaaaaaatctaaaatttaaaattatattcaaatattatttaaagattttatctCTTCTTcactaaaaaatataatattattattattgtacaacTTTGAGAgttgtttcaaatttttatgaatttatttgatttttaacatttgaAATGTATATAAACAATAAATACACTTGTTCCGTTTTGATTTATTAAGCGATTGAAGATAGCATGAATActgttattataaattttaatcaaaattaaaacttatataatttattttatcaaacaacctactaaataattttaacttaattttaaaagttattatttttcgtaaaaacttcataacttttaagttaaaaaaattaagttaaacaggctctaattttattcttagAAGTTGCAAATTCCATAGAGATTACACCACACAGAGTGAAGAAAACAGATGCTAGAGCAAAAGCATGAGATGATCAAGAACTATTTTTGCCATAAAATCATCTGGAAAATGGTTGATTTGGGACAGCATTAATCCGTCCATCTATCACCAGATAGCCAGTTTTTCATAAAGGCAATCAGTTTATCTCTAGGAAGCAGGTGAGTTGGGAACGTCAGGTCGACCAGGCTTGCTCAAGGCAGACCAGGTTCCCAACGTCCCAACCCGGAGTTGCTTTGGGTTTTGATTATGATCCTTGAATGGACCTCTTTCTTGCAATTTGTTGGGCTTTTCTAGGTTCTTTGATGGGCTCTTATTGGGCTTGGCAAGTGCCAATCAGaaccttaattttttatttaacttcTGTTAACTTCTTTAATCCTAGAATTTTTTACAtctcaatttttatatttttctctttccaaatatgaaaaaaatattattttttattttcagaaAACATTTATGTACTTTTCAAATGGAGcctaaaattttgtttcaaaatattgattaggTACAACCCATTATTGTGGTAGTTATTAGTTGTGTAAATgtgaattaatatataataattatagcATGAATTCTTTCACTCATAACATACTTTcgaataattatattttcattcttATATTCTTTGAATTTACTAATCAATAAAAAAGCTAAACTTCACCTACAACCTTTACAGTTTAAACTTTTCTCGCACGattctttttataattaatattctATGAATAACTTTTGTTCCTTTGAGaaattaagttattaattttacctaataaaattacaaaatatactaattttgaattgaaaatatttaataatttcttgTAAGAACATCAATGATATGATCATTAGCTTGATAGTATGAAAATCTAATCCAACAACTAAATTTTCCAAATTAGTTTTAAGTTAGGATACACTCTAAATTTGAAATATCTTCTTAGAGATAATGTATAATAGATTAGTATTTAATGCACCGACAATGTATAATTTCTATACACAGACAGACCATTGCATCGAATATTTTTCCATATATAATTAGGGGAATAAATTTATCTACCTTTTGGGGCTACTTGAATGCTTATGttgattcaaaattcaaaagagaAATTGGGTTCCAAACATTTATGATTCACTTGTTTCATGTAAATGAGTATGTCACCTTTCATATTCAAAGCTTAACACAAccaataaataaacatattcAAAGCTCAACACAACCAATTTAGGCTTCCTTTCTTAAATGGGTTTCTTcccattcaaaaaaatttgggttttggAGCCACAATGCAAAAGAAAATCcttgaacaaaaagaaagaaaaaagaaagtgcTTATTCCCCCCCTCAAAGGGTTGGGGATGAAGTCcttttgtgtgtgtgtttttCCCTCTAAGTGGGTTTCAAAAATACATTTGGTATCAGCTGTTGGGGGGAGCCTATCCAAAGCAAAGCAAAATCCTTCAGTTGGAACAACCGCATTATGGCCAAAAGAGACCCAAAGCCTTGCAAGGAAAGTTAGGACCAAAGTGGGATTATTGgtcaattatgagatcttCACTTCAACTCCAATGTCATTTTCCCAATCACTTTCATTGTTAGTTAATAAGAAAAATGCTTTGATTTGTCTGTTGCTTTCATGCCCATCAAACATAGAAATGTGCCTAAAATTGTTATACAAAGAGGTTGAATTCATCGtagaaaatgataataagacaaaaattaatcattgattaatattttatttattaaaaataaaatttatattcagactcattttaaactaaaaaaaaaaagtatttaaattttatataatcgaATCGGATACTAACAATTGCTTGCCTTTCTTCGTATTCGATTTTGAATGTTGCCCAAGAGACAAAACATCCCTTTCCCTTATCCCTTGTGTTCTTCACAAATTCACAATGTGGTTGCCATGAGCCGACCATTTTTTCctagaaattttcaattatttttttaaaaagataattctTTTCTATTGCTTGTATattatgaaattatatatatataataaaattaaaataatatttataattcacatttaattcaaataaaacccaaaaaagtTAACTCTGTTGGAGTTTCTTTTACTACAATTCACATAGTTTTTTTGACCATTGGAAAAGAAGATTTGACAAGGTTTGATTTTTGAGTTTGGAAAAGAAGATTCCAATTTTTCACATTTCGAATGCCAAGAGGATTTGCATGAGTCACAGACCAAAGTGGAGCGTGGCCATCATAAAAGTTACCTTCCTTcctttattcaaaaaataataataataatataattaatgtaGATTACTTACAATTAATGCAATATTTATTAAagttcattaattattttaaaattaattttaaattaaaattttattctaaactcaaattttttacaaatatttataattaagttCAAATACTATCGatttagataaaatataagtaaataaatttgAATCGGGTTTCTCAAAATTAATGGATATTTAactgatttttaattttaaatacgAAATGACAAAAGGGGTTAAGTAACTTGAAAGAACTGGCAATGAAGCAAAATTTGAAAGCTAAAAGCCTAGCGTGACTTAGGAAGTTAAGAAACACAATGAAGGATTAAGACTTTAATAAGAAGGGTTTGGCATTATATGGATAGATCCGTCGCCTACACGACTCCCCATTAACCTTGCTTTATCATTCAAACAAAAGCCTAGAGATTGATTATTCACCCTTTTATCTGTCTGCTTTAAAACACTAGAATTGCAGCAGATTAAATATATGAAAGAAGGAAACAGGGGGAGGGAAAAACTGGGGTGGTCTTAAATAGTTTCAAGAGGTGAAAGGCTCTCTCAATCATGTGTTTGAGCAAGCCTCAGTAATCATAGCCAGCTTTACTCCACACTTATAAAGAAGCCAAAGCTTCTCACTTTTTCTCTCACAGAGAGAGAAGATAAAAAACCCACACCCAATTTGTTTCTactttttgttgttgtttttaCTTCCATTTTGCTTGCCCCACTGAAGTAGACATGGTTGCAACCTTATGGATGACGGAGCTTTCACCCACCAAAAGCAAGTAGACTCCACCCAACAACAGCATTACCAGTTCAAGCTTTGTTTGCCTGTACCAGAGTTAAAAGCTAAAAGCTTTTGGGTTTTGAAATCTGTTAGAAGCTTGTGCTACAGGGGTTTAGAGTCAAATGGGTGTTGCTTGAAGAGGTTAGAGTATAGTGGCATGATTGTTAACAACTCTGTTTTTTGTGCTTCGCCTGGTTTTTttgaagaagagaaagctGAGATGGAGGGTTTGGTTGAGAAAAGCGAGGGATTTGAAGATAAAAATGAAAGCTTTAATGAAAATGGGGTTCAAATGGGGACATTTGCCAAGTTGCTTGAAGACAAGGGTCGTGAAAGTAGTTCAAGTTCTGATTTTTTGACAACGGAAACAACAGGGCATGAGGAGGAACACAGTCACAGTAGTTCTGAGGAGGAGTCGGCTTCACCGCCTTTATTGGGTTGGCCAGTACAGAAAAATGCTGAGACAGAAGACTGTAGCAGTAGTAATTGTAGTGAAGATGGAAAGAAACCCCCTTCGGATGATAGGAAATTAGAGAAGCAAGGCTCCACAGTTTCAGGTATTTATTGACTATATGTCTCTGAGTATATTTCCCTTGCTTGAATTAGTTTGTTAACTTGTTTGTTTAATGGGGTTATAGAGATTGAGTTGATGAAGGAAAGATTTGCAAAATTGCTGCTTGGAGAAGATATGTCAGGGTGTGGAAATGGTGTTTGCACAGCCTTGGCTATTTCAAATGCCATCACCAATCTTTGTGGTATGTTAACaatctttttttgtttcttttttttaattttttttctaagatAGTTTTTATCAATTTGATTTGTCAATGTGAGCATTTGTTTCTAATTTTTGTTGGTTAATTTGGTATTGGCTTTTTGTTTGATGGTTACTTCTCCTTCACTGCCTTAATTTTGCAGCAACCTTATTTGGGCAAATATGGAGGTTAGAACCACTACCAGTTGAGAAGAAAGCAATGTGGCGAAGAGAGATGGAATGGCTTCTTTCTGTCAGTGATCACATTGTTGAGTTGATACCCTCGTGGCAGACGTTCCCAGATGGAAGCAAGCTTGAGGTAAAGCTATCTAAACTTTTCCCCCTTTCAAATTGACCATTAATCTCTGAAGCATCCTTGAATTGCCAGCCAATACAAGGTGCTAGAATCATTTTCTCTTACCAAAATCTAGAAATCCATTGCAAATACGATCACATTTCAAAGCTGCATTTGAATGTCcagatataaataaaattgctTGACTAGTTTTATCAAAAGTGTATTCCAGAAATTAGCAAAGTCAGTAACTACTGTGCAGGATGGAAAACAACCCAGGTTCTGAAAAGTGACATCAgcagtttttgaattttagtgaACAAGTTCTACCTAAGTGGTGGATTTGTGGTTTACAATGCCATGTGTAGTTTCTGAAGCAATTCAAATGCCTTTAATGGTGGACTATTCCCTAAGCACACTTATTTAATCATGAGGAAAAAAGAACTGCTAAAAGATAAGTTTTACCGGTGCATGGtgtaaaattatcaatatgTTATTTAAACAATTCCATGGTTCGTTGCTGTGATTTCAGGTCATGACTTGCAGGCCCCGATCGGATCTTTACATTAATCTTCCAGCTTTAAGAAAATTGGACAACATGCTTCTTGTAAGATCCAGCAACTCTTATTAGGATGTGGAATGATTCCGTTAAGAAGTTTATTCTGAATATCACATCATTTTTGCAGGAGATATTAGATAGTTTTGTCGATACAGAGTTCTGGTATGTTGACCAAGGGATTCTAGCCCCAGAGGCAGATGGATCTACGTCTTTCAGAAAAGCCCTTCAGCgccaagaagaaaaatggtgGCTTCCTGTGCCTCGAGTGCCTCCAGGAGGCCttcatgaaaattcaagaaagcaGTTGCAGCATAAACGTGACTGCACAAACCAGATCCTAAAAGCTGCCATGGCTATCAACAGTATTACTCTAGCTGACATGGAAGTTCCTGAATCATATTTAGAATCCCTTCCCAAGGTAAAAGAACGTAAATGTATATTTGGCGTTATATGTTCTAGAAAGTGTTGGTCATTAAATATTTGCCACAAATTTATATCAGAATGGCCGAGCAAGCTTGGGAGATCTCATTTATCGATATATTTCATCGGATCTGTTCACACCTGAATGTCTTCTTGATTGCCTCGATTTGTCCTCTGAGCATCAAGCTATAGAGATTGCCAACCGAGTGGAGGCTTCAATATATTTATGGCGCAAAAAGACCAACTCCAAACCTGTCAACAACACAACCCGCTCCAGTTCAAAGTCATCATGGGAAATGGTCAAGGACCTAATGGTTGATGctgaaaagagagaaatactTGCAGATCGCGCAGAAAGTCTCTTGCTTTGCTTGAAGCAGCGGTTCCCTGGTCTTCCCCAGACCACATTAGATATGAGCAAAATTCAGTACAACAAGGTTTGTGTCACATATTCCAATTTGAGAGTGGTTATTAAAAATGcctttaattacaaaaatcctgctaataaatgaaaattacgATGTTATTTAGGATGTTGGGAAATCCATTTTGGAAAGCTATTCGAGAGTTTTGGAGAGCCTGGCATTTAACATTGTGGCACGTATTGATGATCTGCTCTACGTTGATGACTTGACCAAGCATTCAGATCAATTCTCTTCATTGACCAGAGTTGGTGTAATCGGTCAGAAGAGTCTTTCAATTCCATACTCTGTGCCCTTCTCAAGCACTCCTTATAGAACAGCATTTACCACCCCAAACTTTTCACCAGCACAGCTAGTTAGCCCTGCGAAGGGAGAAAGATCGCCGTATCTCACAAGCAGCAAATTTCAACAGCGTGGGATAGGTGTGAAAAAAGTCTTGACAGATTATCTTAGTATTGATGTAAGAGGGAAGGAATGCAGTAATTCAAATGAAGGAACAGAATCAGGTTCAGACATAGCTCAAGAAACACCAGTACCTTTTGAAAAATGTCTAAAGGAGGCGGTCGGCCTAGCAAAAGAGGAGCCAGTTCCACAGAAAGAGCCCTGATGTTGCAAATCATGAACCAATTTCCTGTTATTCAGCTgactcttttttttaacttttacttTTGGGTAGAGATAGGAAGGTGCTTGAGAATGGCGAACATTCACCCTATCATTCAAATTGTATTGCAACCAGATGTCTATAATGATAATGAGTTGAGTAATTCATACTTCTCAGGGCATCATTTACTGTCTCAAAGATGTTCCTGGCAGAACACTTTGCGGATAAAAAGTAGGATAGAAACACCAAATCCCTGTTTACTTCTCTATGCAAACTTCAGAAAGACACTTCAACTTGGATATCAATGTCTAGTTCATCTACTACTTTTAAAAACTACATTTGCTCAAAAGCCCATTCATCTTAATATTTAGCAGACTTGGGGGTGT from Theobroma cacao cultivar B97-61/B2 chromosome 5, Criollo_cocoa_genome_V2, whole genome shotgun sequence carries:
- the LOC18597656 gene encoding putative lipid-transfer protein DIR1, translating into MAAALKLVCLLGLIVLVSIVGLERVDAAGECGKSSPDNEAIKLAPCAEAAQDQNAAVSASCCDQVRKIGRSPSCLCAVMLSNTAKASGIKPEIAITIPKRCNIANRPVGYKCGPYTLP
- the LOC18597657 gene encoding probable proteasome inhibitor, translating into MGGSDRVPGPGAGMYPTRGDVGGGSMLLGPNDPRWLGGVGGEPGFTGAQPGVPPGARFDPFGPPGVPGFEPNRFVRCIKA
- the LOC18597658 gene encoding rop guanine nucleotide exchange factor 7, encoding MDDGAFTHQKQVDSTQQQHYQFKLCLPVPELKAKSFWVLKSVRSLCYRGLESNGCCLKRLEYSGMIVNNSVFCASPGFFEEEKAEMEGLVEKSEGFEDKNESFNENGVQMGTFAKLLEDKGRESSSSSDFLTTETTGHEEEHSHSSSEEESASPPLLGWPVQKNAETEDCSSSNCSEDGKKPPSDDRKLEKQGSTVSEIELMKERFAKLLLGEDMSGCGNGVCTALAISNAITNLCATLFGQIWRLEPLPVEKKAMWRREMEWLLSVSDHIVELIPSWQTFPDGSKLEVMTCRPRSDLYINLPALRKLDNMLLEILDSFVDTEFWYVDQGILAPEADGSTSFRKALQRQEEKWWLPVPRVPPGGLHENSRKQLQHKRDCTNQILKAAMAINSITLADMEVPESYLESLPKNGRASLGDLIYRYISSDLFTPECLLDCLDLSSEHQAIEIANRVEASIYLWRKKTNSKPVNNTTRSSSKSSWEMVKDLMVDAEKREILADRAESLLLCLKQRFPGLPQTTLDMSKIQYNKDVGKSILESYSRVLESLAFNIVARIDDLLYVDDLTKHSDQFSSLTRVGVIGQKSLSIPYSVPFSSTPYRTAFTTPNFSPAQLVSPAKGERSPYLTSSKFQQRGIGVKKVLTDYLSIDVRGKECSNSNEGTESGSDIAQETPVPFEKCLKEAVGLAKEEPVPQKEP